The Arvicola amphibius chromosome 11, mArvAmp1.2, whole genome shotgun sequence genome has a segment encoding these proteins:
- the Penk gene encoding proenkephalin-A, with product MARILRLCTWLLALGSCLLATVQAECSQDCAKCSYRLVRPGDINFLACTLECEGQLPSLKIWETCKDLLQVSKPELSWGSPDMLKDSSKQDEGHLLAKKYGGFMKRYGGFMKKMDELYPVEPEEEANGGEILAKRYGGFMKKDADEGDTLANSSDLLRELLGTGDNRGRESHPQEGTDNEDDNVSKRYGGFMRGLKRSPQLEDEAKELQKRYGGFMRRVGRPEWWMDYQKRYGGFLKRFAESLPSDEEGESYSKEVPEIEKRYGGFMRF from the exons ATGGCGCGGATCCTGAGACTTTGCACCTGGCTGCTGGCGCTTGGGTCCTGCCTCCTGGCTACAGTGCAGGCGGAATGCAGCCAGGACTGCGCCAAGTGCAGCTACCGCCTGGTACGCCCCGGCGACATCAACTTCCTG GCTTGCACCCTGGAGTGTGAAGGACAGCTGCCTTCTCTCAAAATCTGGGAGACCTGCAAGGACCTCCTGCAGGTGTCCAAGCCTGAGCTCTCTTGGGGTAGCCCCGACATGCTCAAAGACAGCAGCAAGCAGGACGAGGGCCATTTGCTAGCCAAAAAGTATGGCGGCTTCATGAAAAGGTACGGGGGTTTCATGAAGAAGATGGACGAGCTTTATCCGGTGGAGCCTGAAGAAGAAGCCAACGGAGGCGAAATCCTTGCCAAGAGGTATGGCGGCTTCATGAAGAAGGATGCGGATGAGGGCGACACCCTGGCCAACTCCTCCGACCTGCTGAGAGAGCTCCTGGGAACAGGAGACAACCGTGGGAGGGAGAGCCACCCCCAGGAGGGCACTGACAACGAGGACGACAACGTGAGCAAGAGGTATGGGGGCTTCATGAGGGGCCTCAAAAGAAGCCCCCAGCTGGAAGACGAAGCGAAGGAGCTGCAGAAGCGCTACGGGGGCTTCATGAGAAGGGTGGGCCGCCCCGAGTGGTGGATGGACTACCAGAAGAGGTACGGGGGCTTCCTGAAGCGCTTTGCTGAGTCTCTGCCCTCCGACGAAGAAGGGGAAAGTTACTCTAAAGAAGTTCCTGAGATAGAAAAAAGATATGGGGGATTTATGCGATTTTAA